A single genomic interval of Zobellia nedashkovskayae harbors:
- a CDS encoding ribonuclease H1 domain-containing protein — MAKKGKFYTVWKGKKPGIYDSWSDCKAAISGFKGAQYKSFETFDKAKKAFNGNYADFTVKKKGKPAITPEQLQRFGTPNYHSISVDAASSGNPGIMEYQGVDTKTGKKLFRQGPFAQGTNNIGEFLAIVHGLAFLKNNKSDRIIYTDSRTAMSWVRKKTCNTKLPETPKNKEVFDLIRRALDWLKNNSYSTPVVKWETKVWGEIPADFGRK; from the coding sequence ATGGCGAAAAAAGGGAAATTCTATACGGTATGGAAGGGTAAAAAACCCGGAATTTATGATTCTTGGTCAGATTGTAAAGCAGCAATTAGCGGTTTTAAAGGAGCTCAATACAAATCCTTCGAAACTTTTGATAAAGCAAAAAAAGCTTTCAATGGAAATTATGCGGACTTTACAGTAAAGAAAAAAGGCAAGCCAGCTATAACGCCAGAGCAACTACAACGGTTTGGAACACCCAATTACCATTCTATCTCGGTAGATGCTGCCTCTAGTGGTAACCCTGGAATTATGGAATACCAAGGCGTAGATACCAAAACGGGAAAGAAACTTTTTAGACAAGGACCTTTTGCACAGGGTACTAATAATATAGGCGAGTTTTTGGCTATCGTACACGGCCTTGCTTTTTTAAAGAACAATAAAAGTGATAGGATAATCTATACGGATTCCCGTACCGCCATGAGTTGGGTGCGCAAGAAAACCTGTAACACCAAATTACCGGAGACTCCAAAGAACAAAGAAGTTTTTGATTTGATCCGTAGGGCTTTAGATTGGCTTAAGAACAATTCATATAGTACTCCAGTGGTAAAATGGGAAACAAAAGTATGGGGTGAAATACCAGCAGATTTCGGACGAAAGTAG
- the fabF gene encoding beta-ketoacyl-ACP synthase II, protein MQLKRVVVTGLGALTPIGNNIDEYWEGLKNGKSGSAPVTYYDTEKFKVKFACELKNFDPLEHFDRKEARKLDKFAQYALVSSDEAILDSGLNLDVVDKFRVGVIWGAGIGGLETFQNEVMNFAEGDGTPRFNPFFIPKMIADIAPGHISIKHGFMGPNYTTVSACASSANAMIDALNYIRLGHCDVVVTGGSEAAVTIAGMGGFGAMHALSTRNDSYETASRPFDATRDGFVLGEGAGALILEEYEHAKARGAKIYAEVAGGGLSSDAYHMTAPHPDGIGVVQVMKNCLRDAGLKPEDVDAINTHGTSTPLGDVAELKAISEVFGDHAPNININSTKSMTGHLLGAAGAIEAIASILAMQHSLVPPTINHTTVDENIDPKLNLTLNKAQKRDVNVALSNTFGFGGHNACVIFKKFSE, encoded by the coding sequence ATGCAATTAAAGCGAGTTGTAGTTACCGGGTTGGGTGCGTTGACGCCCATCGGGAATAATATTGATGAATATTGGGAAGGTCTTAAAAACGGAAAGAGCGGTTCTGCTCCCGTGACCTATTACGATACTGAAAAATTTAAGGTAAAATTTGCTTGCGAGCTGAAAAATTTTGACCCTCTTGAGCATTTTGATCGCAAAGAGGCAAGAAAACTAGATAAATTTGCGCAATATGCCTTGGTCTCTTCTGATGAGGCTATACTAGATTCTGGGCTTAACCTAGATGTAGTAGACAAATTTCGTGTTGGAGTTATTTGGGGTGCCGGTATTGGCGGTCTAGAAACTTTCCAAAACGAAGTAATGAACTTCGCCGAAGGCGATGGTACACCAAGATTCAACCCATTTTTTATACCTAAAATGATAGCAGATATTGCTCCTGGGCATATTTCTATTAAACATGGTTTTATGGGGCCAAACTATACGACTGTTTCAGCCTGTGCCTCTTCTGCGAATGCGATGATAGATGCCTTAAACTATATTCGTTTAGGTCATTGTGATGTAGTAGTTACGGGAGGTAGCGAAGCTGCAGTCACCATAGCTGGTATGGGCGGTTTTGGAGCTATGCACGCTCTATCTACCAGAAATGATAGTTATGAAACAGCATCCAGACCATTTGATGCTACCCGAGACGGATTCGTTCTTGGTGAAGGAGCTGGTGCTTTAATTTTAGAAGAATACGAACACGCCAAAGCGCGTGGCGCAAAAATATATGCCGAGGTTGCCGGTGGCGGCCTTTCGAGCGATGCATACCATATGACTGCTCCGCATCCTGACGGAATAGGAGTGGTACAAGTAATGAAAAACTGCCTAAGGGATGCCGGTCTAAAACCGGAAGATGTAGACGCCATAAATACCCATGGTACTTCTACACCCCTTGGAGATGTGGCAGAACTAAAGGCTATTAGTGAAGTCTTTGGCGATCATGCCCCTAACATCAATATCAACTCTACAAAATCGATGACCGGTCACCTATTGGGTGCTGCCGGAGCTATTGAAGCTATTGCATCAATTTTAGCTATGCAACATAGTTTGGTTCCACCAACTATAAACCATACTACTGTAGATGAAAATATAGATCCTAAACTAAACCTGACCCTAAACAAGGCTCAAAAACGTGACGTAAATGTCGCTTTAAGCAATACTTTCGGTTTTGGTGGTCATAATGCCTGCGTTATTTTCAAAAAATTTAGCGAGTAA
- a CDS encoding acyl carrier protein, giving the protein MSDIASRVKAIIVDKLGVDENEVVTEASFTNDLGADSLDTVELIMEFEKEFDIQIPDDQAENIATVGQAISYIEEAK; this is encoded by the coding sequence ATGTCAGACATTGCATCAAGAGTAAAAGCTATCATCGTTGATAAATTAGGTGTGGATGAGAACGAAGTAGTAACGGAAGCTAGCTTTACTAACGACTTAGGCGCAGATTCATTAGATACCGTGGAATTAATCATGGAATTCGAAAAAGAATTTGACATCCAGATTCCAGACGATCAAGCTGAGAACATCGCAACAGTTGGCCAAGCCATTAGCTATATAGAAGAAGCGAAGTAA
- the rnc gene encoding ribonuclease III, producing the protein MGFPSNIFNSHPKEDGDFFGGISSILGFKPKNLAIYKKAFVHRSANEKDKEGNPLNYERLEFLGDSMLGTIISKHLYDEVPEGDEGYLTKMRSKIVSRKHLNELGKDLGLIDHVKSRIPKSHFGENIHGNVFEALVGAIYLDRGYKYCEKFISQKVIEPYVDIEQLEGKVISYKSLVIEWCQKQKKTFDYDVYDDTGNDSLKHFAVKLSIADTVVAKARATSKKKAEERASKRAYYALQDKMDKS; encoded by the coding sequence ATGGGTTTTCCTTCCAATATATTCAATTCCCATCCTAAAGAGGATGGGGATTTTTTTGGAGGAATCTCTTCTATTTTGGGTTTTAAACCCAAGAATCTAGCCATATACAAAAAAGCCTTTGTACACCGTTCAGCTAATGAAAAGGACAAAGAAGGGAATCCTCTAAACTATGAGCGTCTTGAGTTTTTAGGCGACTCCATGTTGGGCACTATAATTTCCAAACATTTATACGACGAAGTTCCTGAAGGAGATGAAGGCTACCTTACTAAGATGCGTTCAAAAATAGTAAGCCGGAAACATCTTAACGAACTCGGTAAAGATTTGGGTCTTATTGATCATGTCAAAAGCCGTATTCCAAAATCTCACTTTGGAGAAAACATACACGGTAATGTTTTTGAAGCACTGGTTGGTGCAATTTATCTAGATCGAGGCTATAAGTATTGCGAAAAATTTATCAGCCAAAAGGTAATAGAGCCTTATGTAGATATTGAGCAATTAGAAGGAAAAGTCATAAGCTACAAGAGCCTTGTTATAGAATGGTGCCAAAAGCAGAAAAAAACGTTCGATTATGACGTTTATGATGATACCGGTAATGACAGCCTAAAACACTTTGCGGTAAAACTCAGTATTGCAGACACGGTTGTAGCAAAAGCTAGAGCTACCTCTAAAAAAAAGGCAGAAGAAAGAGCATCAAAAAGAGCATATTATGCGTTGCAAGACAAGATGGATAAGTCTTGA
- the purN gene encoding phosphoribosylglycinamide formyltransferase: MKNIVLFASGSGSNVENIVEYFQENSEVNISAVLTNKTQAKVLDRCNRLNINGLYFNRNSFYETDCVLDILKTFKPDLIVLAGFLWKVPENLIANFPNKIVNIHPALLPKYGGKGMYGDNVHKAVRANNETETGITIHYVNENYDEGAIIRQVKTSVSADDTPETIAHKVHQLEYEYFPKVIAQILEVE, translated from the coding sequence ATGAAAAATATTGTATTATTTGCTTCCGGTTCAGGTTCTAACGTTGAAAATATTGTTGAATATTTTCAAGAAAATTCTGAAGTCAACATTTCTGCAGTGTTAACTAATAAAACGCAGGCAAAAGTTTTGGACAGGTGTAATCGTCTAAATATTAATGGTTTATATTTCAACAGAAACTCTTTTTATGAAACCGATTGTGTGCTGGATATTCTAAAAACCTTTAAACCGGACTTAATTGTATTGGCGGGTTTTCTCTGGAAAGTGCCTGAAAATCTGATAGCTAATTTCCCAAATAAAATTGTAAATATACACCCGGCACTTTTGCCAAAATACGGAGGTAAGGGAATGTACGGGGATAATGTACATAAAGCCGTACGAGCCAATAATGAGACCGAAACTGGCATTACTATTCACTATGTAAACGAAAATTATGACGAGGGAGCGATAATTCGGCAGGTAAAAACGTCCGTTTCTGCAGATGATACTCCAGAAACTATCGCACATAAAGTTCATCAACTTGAATACGAATATTTTCCTAAGGTAATAGCCCAAATATTAGAGGTGGAATAA
- a CDS encoding IPExxxVDY family protein has translation MVAVHKITNDFYEDSFDLVALHSSLEDYSIAYALNLHLKSSFKRSNEDLDLSGHITVPIFEWKDDINDRYWTLFTNNGLVEDTANQKGLFKDEPSFTAFHMVPEHRDVDYFLKIEQDGFINMENLVRTLQNIPNIITAYAIETDKLKSKNNLIF, from the coding sequence ATGGTAGCAGTACATAAAATTACGAACGACTTTTACGAAGACTCATTCGATTTAGTTGCATTGCATAGTAGCCTTGAAGATTATTCCATAGCCTATGCTCTTAATCTTCATTTAAAATCGAGCTTTAAGAGGTCTAATGAAGATCTTGACCTTTCCGGTCATATTACAGTTCCAATTTTTGAATGGAAAGATGATATCAACGATAGGTATTGGACGTTGTTTACCAATAACGGTTTGGTAGAAGACACAGCAAACCAAAAAGGGTTATTTAAGGATGAACCGTCATTCACAGCGTTCCACATGGTACCCGAACACCGAGATGTAGACTATTTTTTAAAAATAGAACAAGATGGGTTCATTAATATGGAAAACCTTGTAAGAACACTGCAAAATATACCCAACATTATAACGGCTTACGCAATAGAAACTGACAAACTCAAATCTAAGAACAATTTAATTTTTTGA